CCTCATGTACCAAATGCCACTACAAAACAGGCGTGGTAGCTGCATCCCCTGTCGGAATGAACCATGGGAGAGTGAACCAGGCCATGGAGATTTTTCGCTTTTTGCAAATGGACTTCAAGAAGGCCTGTTTTTTAGGATGGGCCACGGAGATTTGACGACCCTCTCAGATTTGAGGTCTCTAATACAAATGTTCGACATAAGACCGGATGGAGTTAGATATATTAATTTAAGAACCATGCCAATATGCCATCTCTGATAAACCACACATCACAGCTGCTATCCTCAAACAAATTCACCCAGCTATTCACATACAATGGGAAGAGCTAAACTACAAAAGAAAAACATTTAACTCTACGGGTCATCACAACAGTTCCAATTTTACAAATCGTACACACAACACATACTAGTACATCAAGAAAAACCTTAGCTTTGAGGCTCTACCAATGATCTAATGAAAGACCTTCTCCACCATACCTGGAATGCTCTAATAAGGTTCGGACACTCGGCTCCTTTGGTCGCATAGAACTGGAACCATTCCTCGAACAAACATTGCTGCTGCCTGAGAGGGAGGGTTAAAAGGCCTCGCCCTAAATTCTCCTCCAGCGATCTTAGGTCTAGACCTTTGGGGCAGCGCTGAAGCCAGCCAAAATCCAACAACATTGTGCTGAACCATCCATGAAAGAGGAGGCTTCGTACGTCACCACGACACTGCACTTTTCCTTTACCAAGTGAAATGAACACACCAGCTGATATTCGGCTTAGCTCATACCTGACCATCGCTGATGCTTGCTTGTGCATCCTAATGAGCCTGTCTTGCTTTGCCCACAGTTCTACAAATTCTTCTGCAATATCATTGTTTACTAGAATCTCCAAGAGCCAATTGAGGTTCTCTGCTTGCCTAGAGACTCGCTCAATCAGTGATTTACTCCCTCTAACTGCCACAGCCTGACCTGTATAATCTGTTGGTTCGCTGGCCTCTTCAAAGAGATCAACCAGTGACTCCAGACATAAATAACAGATCTGGTACAGGCTCTCCTTGTTTAGCCCTGACGAGTCCTTTTGATAGACTGAACTTTTGCTTAGAAGACCATTTACCAAAGATTGCATGTCTTTTCTGGCCACAGTGCTGGTGCTGCTAGTGACAGATTGAATAAGCTGTACAGTGAGGTCATCTGAGTTTTTCCAGTTGTGTGGCCGCAATCTTGCCAGTATATCCTGGAATATTGCTTCGTCAAAAGTGAATCTTGCAAAGAGATTCTTCAGCTTCTCCTCATCATTCTCATTCCAGGGAACAGCTTCTATGTATGTCAAACATGATTTGATTCCCTTG
Above is a genomic segment from Miscanthus floridulus cultivar M001 chromosome 3, ASM1932011v1, whole genome shotgun sequence containing:
- the LOC136545645 gene encoding BTB/POZ domain-containing protein At2g13690-like, whose amino-acid sequence is MVADAAQQGPRGHRRRGGGAATRVRPRAWCCSFGGAPDSPDLRPLPSSAASPAAAGPGRKLPPKSPSSAAASFYGSPTSSRLAGLGGLIDPRRILSPGRVSPIDPDAGAVPPPPLPVPLPPPPPPASSVEVSAAVGPAEQPAAVLLASALPSATVAAAPPPVLAVREEADAGGVLDLRLFLRGRDGRCVLMEVDSTVLCGCSDFFAAMAPREDAAGAGAGGKRIEVDGVENLDAFRAAVELMYDPYPLRCLAAAGVSRAIDVLEVCSSIMFSKGIKSCLTYIEAVPWNENDEEKLKNLFARFTFDEAIFQDILARLRPHNWKNSDDLTVQLIQSVTSSTSTVARKDMQSLVNGLLSKSSVYQKDSSGLNKESLYQICYLCLESLVDLFEEASEPTDYTGQAVAVRGSKSLIERVSRQAENLNWLLEILVNNDIAEEFVELWAKQDRLIRMHKQASAMVRYELSRISAGVFISLGKGKVQCRGDVRSLLFHGWFSTMLLDFGWLQRCPKGLDLRSLEENLGRGLLTLPLRQQQCLFEEWFQFYATKGAECPNLIRAFQVWWRRSFIRSLVEPQS